The Acinonyx jubatus isolate Ajub_Pintada_27869175 chromosome E3, VMU_Ajub_asm_v1.0, whole genome shotgun sequence genome has a window encoding:
- the LOC128313591 gene encoding uncharacterized protein LOC128313591: MGQTQSTPLSLLLANFRDVKARGHNLSLDICKGKLITYCRSEWPTFGVDWPIEGTFCLPVVLKVKSKIFLPGKEGHSDQIPYILVWQDLVESPPPWMASSLTAGSCQILAAKPINPPKLLTPTAPPVLPDSQDLLSLDPPPYQIPPLIPQAAPIPAPDPISPAPAEPPIAQPIEELENREAQPAPMSNGGAIQGPAGRTRGRAPREPGFRLPDSTIALPLREIGPPDDTGNPRLQYWPFSTSDLYNWKTQNARFSDNPKDLISLLALCLPTNPPGMIVSSSSESCSPPRSEKEFNWKQESWFLEMTANPLLTLISLMQLFP; the protein is encoded by the coding sequence ATGGGCCAAACGCAGagcacccctctctccctccttcttgccAACTTCAGGGACGTAAAAGCTAGAGGACACAACTTAAGCCTAGACATTTGCAAGGGAAAGTTGATCACCTACTGCCGCTCTGAATGGCCTACCTTTGGGGTCGATTGGCCTATAGAGGGAACCTTCTGCCTCCCTGTAGTCcttaaagtaaaatcaaaaatTTTCCTACCAGGGAAAGAAGGTCACTCGGATCAGATTCCCTATATTCTGGTGTGGCAAGATTTAGTGGAAAGTCCACCTCCTTGGATGGCCTCTTCCTTAACAGCAGGGTCATGCCAAATCCTAGCGGCTAAACCTATCAACCCTCCCAAGCTGCTAACTCCAACTGCACCCCCTGTTCTCCCCGACAGCCAAGATTTACTTTCCCTTGACCCTCCCCCTTACCAGATTCCTCCTCTTATTCCACAAGCCGCCCCTATCCCTGCTCCCGACCCCATTTCCCCTGCACCGGCAGAGCCTCCCATAGCCCAGCCGATAGAAGAACTAGAAAATAGGGAGGCTCAACCCGCGCCCATGTCTAATGGGGGCGCAATCCAAGGGCCGGCTGGGCGTACCCGTGGCCGGGCCCCACGTGAGCCAGGATTCCGCCTCCCTGACTCCACCATAGCTTTACCCTTACGGGAAATAGGGCCTCCCGATGATACGGGGAACCCCCGACTTCAATACTGGCCCTTCTCTACCAGTGACCTATATAACTGGAAAACCCAGAATGCCCGATTTTCTGACAACCCTAAAGATTTAATAAGTCTCTTAGCGTTATGTTTACCCACCAACCCACCTGGGATGATTGTCAGCAGTTCCTCCGAATCCTGTTCACCACCGAGGAGCGAGAAAGAATTCAATTGGAAGCAAGAAAGCTGGTTCCTGGAGATGACGGCCAACCCACTGCTAACCTTGATCTCATTAATGCAGCTTTTCCCTTGA
- the LITAFD gene encoding lITAF domain-containing protein isoform X2 — protein MHITMAVPPEPGPGRGTRQAGTLAQGHPGLAMGTPDMRSAAQSLEPAAAGIPLLEQNTSRTPRWNHPQERPRPRPPPPPGPWPPRVQGPPPIYVQGPPAIHPALFTRMPRMGPAIPVQSICHYCGNRIITVTTPVPGVLTWLLCTGLFVLGLMDVKHTCPVCQQELFCYHRL, from the exons ATGCACATCACAATGGCTGTTCCACCTGAGCCAGGCCCTGGGAGAGGCACCAGGCAGGCAGGTACTCTGGCCCAAGGGCACCCAGGCCTCGCCATGGGGACTCCAGATATGCGCTCCgctgctcagagcttggaacctgccgCTGCTGGGATACCGTTGCTGGAACAAAACACGTCCAGGACACCAAGATGGAACCATCCCCAGG AGCGTCCTCGTCCtcgtccccctcctcctcctggtcctTGGCCTCCAAGAGTTCAAGGGCCTCCTCCAATATATGTCCAAGGCCCCCCGGCCATTCACCCGG cTCTGTTCACCAGAATGCCTAGGATGGGCCCTGCCATCCCGGTACAGTCCATATGTCACTACTGTGGGAACCGCATCATAACAGTGACCACCCCGGTCCCAGGGGTTCTCACCTGGCTGCTGTGTACAGGTCTTTTTGTGCTTGG CTTGATGGACGTGAAGCACACGTGCCCCGTGTGCCAGCAAGAGCTCTTCTGCTACCACCGCCTGTGA
- the LITAFD gene encoding lITAF domain-containing protein isoform X1 codes for MHITMAVPPEPGPGRGTRQAGTLAQGHPGLAMGTPDMRSAAQSLEPAAAGIPLLEQNTSRTPRWNHPQERPRPRPPPPPGPWPPRVQGPPPIYVQGPPAIHPALFTRMPRMGPAIPVQSICHYCGNRIITVTTPVPGVLTWLLCTGLFVLGCFLGCCFLPFCMDSLMDVKHTCPVCQQELFCYHRL; via the exons ATGCACATCACAATGGCTGTTCCACCTGAGCCAGGCCCTGGGAGAGGCACCAGGCAGGCAGGTACTCTGGCCCAAGGGCACCCAGGCCTCGCCATGGGGACTCCAGATATGCGCTCCgctgctcagagcttggaacctgccgCTGCTGGGATACCGTTGCTGGAACAAAACACGTCCAGGACACCAAGATGGAACCATCCCCAGG AGCGTCCTCGTCCtcgtccccctcctcctcctggtcctTGGCCTCCAAGAGTTCAAGGGCCTCCTCCAATATATGTCCAAGGCCCCCCGGCCATTCACCCGG cTCTGTTCACCAGAATGCCTAGGATGGGCCCTGCCATCCCGGTACAGTCCATATGTCACTACTGTGGGAACCGCATCATAACAGTGACCACCCCGGTCCCAGGGGTTCTCACCTGGCTGCTGTGTACAGGTCTTTTTGTGCTTGG GTGCTTCCTGGGCTGCTGCTTCCTCCCCTTCTGTATGGACAGCTTGATGGACGTGAAGCACACGTGCCCCGTGTGCCAGCAAGAGCTCTTCTGCTACCACCGCCTGTGA
- the LITAFD gene encoding lITAF domain-containing protein isoform X4: MHITMAVPPEPGPGRGTRQAGTLAQGHPGLAMGTPDMRSAAQSLEPAAAGIPLLEQNTSRTPRWNHPQERPRPRPPPPPGPWPPRVQGPPPIYVQGPPAIHPALFTRMPRMGPAIPVQSICHYCGNRIITVTTPVPGVLTWLLCTGASWAAASSPSVWTA; the protein is encoded by the exons ATGCACATCACAATGGCTGTTCCACCTGAGCCAGGCCCTGGGAGAGGCACCAGGCAGGCAGGTACTCTGGCCCAAGGGCACCCAGGCCTCGCCATGGGGACTCCAGATATGCGCTCCgctgctcagagcttggaacctgccgCTGCTGGGATACCGTTGCTGGAACAAAACACGTCCAGGACACCAAGATGGAACCATCCCCAGG AGCGTCCTCGTCCtcgtccccctcctcctcctggtcctTGGCCTCCAAGAGTTCAAGGGCCTCCTCCAATATATGTCCAAGGCCCCCCGGCCATTCACCCGG cTCTGTTCACCAGAATGCCTAGGATGGGCCCTGCCATCCCGGTACAGTCCATATGTCACTACTGTGGGAACCGCATCATAACAGTGACCACCCCGGTCCCAGGGGTTCTCACCTGGCTGCTGTGTACAG GTGCTTCCTGGGCTGCTGCTTCCTCCCCTTCTGTATGGACAGCTTGA
- the LITAFD gene encoding lITAF domain-containing protein isoform X3, translating into MEPSPGASSSSSPSSSWSLASKSSRASSNICPRPPGHSPGHHPSPPFLRTPETADVVAGLKQLNTFFGPAVQTREDDTRTPAALFTRMPRMGPAIPVQSICHYCGNRIITVTTPVPGVLTWLLCTGLFVLGCFLGCCFLPFCMDSLMDVKHTCPVCQQELFCYHRL; encoded by the exons ATGGAACCATCCCCAGG AGCGTCCTCGTCCtcgtccccctcctcctcctggtcctTGGCCTCCAAGAGTTCAAGGGCCTCCTCCAATATATGTCCAAGGCCCCCCGGCCATTCACCCGG CCACCACCCAAGCCCCCCTTTTCTCCGCACACCCGAGACTGCGGACGTGGTTGCAGGGCTTAAACAGCTAAACACATTTTTTGGCCCCGCTGTACAAACGCGAGAGGATGACACAAGAACGCCAGCAG cTCTGTTCACCAGAATGCCTAGGATGGGCCCTGCCATCCCGGTACAGTCCATATGTCACTACTGTGGGAACCGCATCATAACAGTGACCACCCCGGTCCCAGGGGTTCTCACCTGGCTGCTGTGTACAGGTCTTTTTGTGCTTGG GTGCTTCCTGGGCTGCTGCTTCCTCCCCTTCTGTATGGACAGCTTGATGGACGTGAAGCACACGTGCCCCGTGTGCCAGCAAGAGCTCTTCTGCTACCACCGCCTGTGA
- the LITAFD gene encoding lITAF domain-containing protein isoform X5, giving the protein MPRMGPAIPVQSICHYCGNRIITVTTPVPGVLTWLLCTGLFVLGCFLGCCFLPFCMDSLMDVKHTCPVCQQELFCYHRL; this is encoded by the exons ATGCCTAGGATGGGCCCTGCCATCCCGGTACAGTCCATATGTCACTACTGTGGGAACCGCATCATAACAGTGACCACCCCGGTCCCAGGGGTTCTCACCTGGCTGCTGTGTACAGGTCTTTTTGTGCTTGG GTGCTTCCTGGGCTGCTGCTTCCTCCCCTTCTGTATGGACAGCTTGATGGACGTGAAGCACACGTGCCCCGTGTGCCAGCAAGAGCTCTTCTGCTACCACCGCCTGTGA